The genomic region GGCGATAGACGACCATTAGATGTGTTTGTTTTGAACAATATCTGCATGAAAATCGACATCCTTGGACCGCCATAAAAGCAAAATTATGCAAGAAAAATTTTAAAAGCACAATTATATGCCTGCCGGTCTTAACCGATGACGCATGCGCATCGATATGTGATTATTTAATTTGGTATGCAAAGGACCGAAACAAAGTCAAATATCGGAAGCTTTTGCGCGAGAAACAAGCCGAGGACCTGTGGATGTTTGATCATGTAGAGTCCCCAGACGGATTAGTTCGGCCTGCTAGAGGTTTGAGAGACTTCCTACAGGGTTGGAGCAAGCTTCATATAGAGGATCTGAGTTCCAAAACACCGTCTAGAACCACTATCGGAGTGTAACTATGAGGGAATTAATAGCCAAATTAAAGCCTTCAGTTGGTTTTGTCGAATCTGGTGATTCATGTGGCACGGGTTTCCTCATAAAAGATGACGGCAGTTTTCTAACCTGCAACCATGTACTTACAGGTAATAATGCGACAGTCATTTTGGGGCAAAGAGAATTTCCAGCTGAAATCTTATGTAGGTGTGATGAATACGACTTTGCAGTCTTGAGACTACATGCCGGTAATAATCAGTGGGATAAGATACTAGAACTCGGAACATTCGCCGACGTAGAGGAAGGGGACGAGCTACTTATACTTGGGTTTCCTGCAGGCCAATGTGTTTTAACTGCAATTCGCGGAATGGCCGCCGCAAAGATCAAAATCAAATATGTTGACGCAATCAAATTTGACGCTACAGTCATGCCAGGACTCAGCGGAAGTCCATGCATCCATGTTCCTTCGGCAAAGGTGATCGGCGTCGTCTCAATGCAGGTTTCCGCCAGTGCGGTCTTAGGGGACACCCTAAATCAGATAAAAAAACTTGTTAGGGATGCCGACAGCCTTAGGGAACAAGCTAAAAATACAGCTGCGGATTTGGAAAAGCGTCCTGGTGTTCGGATAAGTGGTATTGATACAAATTTAGCCTTGGCGTACATCTTCAAACAAATTGAAAACGTAGCTGCTGACTTTAAGGCTGTCGGGGACAGCTTAGATCAATTTGCCAAGAAGATTCCACTGGGTATGGGTTATGCCATATCCATAGATCACTACAAGGAGCGTGCAGCAGATGCTGGTCGATAATCCCATACTCAATTTCCCTTTTAAAGAACCAACTCGCTACTGGGCATACGAAGAAGGTCAACCAGTGCTAAAGGAGGGGCGTCGACCGGCAGGTTACTATCTCAGGCTTCACACTCGAGGGCCCCAGACGTCCTTGCTGGAGGAAGAGTTCGTTTCAATGGAACTTGTGAACACCATTCGAGAGCGTGTTAAGGAAATGGCGGGAGAGGAGGTAGCCTAGTGTCACACCAC from Methanothrix sp. harbors:
- a CDS encoding serine protease; amino-acid sequence: MRELIAKLKPSVGFVESGDSCGTGFLIKDDGSFLTCNHVLTGNNATVILGQREFPAEILCRCDEYDFAVLRLHAGNNQWDKILELGTFADVEEGDELLILGFPAGQCVLTAIRGMAAAKIKIKYVDAIKFDATVMPGLSGSPCIHVPSAKVIGVVSMQVSASAVLGDTLNQIKKLVRDADSLREQAKNTAADLEKRPGVRISGIDTNLALAYIFKQIENVAADFKAVGDSLDQFAKKIPLGMGYAISIDHYKERAADAGR